Proteins encoded in a region of the Vicia villosa cultivar HV-30 ecotype Madison, WI linkage group LG5, Vvil1.0, whole genome shotgun sequence genome:
- the LOC131602793 gene encoding LL-diaminopimelate aminotransferase, chloroplastic: MSITQNLTLSISSASSPFLAPSNFNSRSQVSLHSKSPFICKCVATPQEAETAYKTRVSRNENLGKLQAGYLFPEIGRRKSAHLLKYPDAKIISLGIGDTTEPIPEVISSALAKKSLALSTLEGYSGYGAEQGEKPLRSAIASTFYPDLGIEDDDIFVSDGAKCDISRLQIVFGSNVKMAVQDPSYPAYVDSSVIMGQTGLYQKDVQKFANIEYMRCNPENGFFPDLSSISRPDIIFFCSPNNPTGAAATREQLVQLVRYAKDNGSIIIHDSAYAMYMSGDNPRSIFEIPGAKEVAIETSSFSKYAGFTGVRLGWSVVPKELLFSDGFPVAKDFSRIVSTCFNGASNISQAGGLACLSPDGLKAMRGVIGYYKENTNIIMETFDSLGFKVYGGKNAPYVWVHFPGQSSWDVFSEILEKTHVVTTPGSGFGPGGEGFVRVSAFGHRENVLEACRRFKQLYK, translated from the exons ATGTCTATAACCCAAAACCTCACCCTTTCAATCTCTTCTGCTTCCTCTCCTTTCTTAGCTCCTTCCAATTTCAATTCCAG GAGTCAGGTTTCTTTGCATTCTAAGAGCCCCTTCATTTGTAAATGCGTCGCTACACCCCAAGAAGCTGAGACTG ccTACAAGACAAGGGTCTCTCGCAATGAAAACTTGGGTAAACTTCAAGCTGGTTATCTCTTTCCTGAG ATTGGTAGAAGAAAGTCTGCACACTTGCTGAAGTACCCTGATGCAAAAATAATAAGCCTTGGGATTGGTGATACTACTGAACCCATTCCTGAAGTCATAAGTTCTGCATTGGCAAAG AAATCACTTGCATTGTCAACCTTGGAAGGATACAGTGGTTATGGAGCTGAACAGGGTGAAAAG CCACTAAGAAGTGCAATTGCTTCAACATTTTACCCTGATCTTGGCATAGAAGATGATGATATATTTGTCTCAGACGGAGCAAAGTGTGATATATCTCGTCTCCAG ATTGTCTTTGGTTCAAATGTGAAAATGGCTGTGCAGGACCCATCATACCCG GCCTATGTAGACTCAAGTGTAATTATGGGCCAGACTGGTTTGTACCAGAAGGATGTTCAGAAGTTTGCGAATATTGAATATATGAGGTGTAACCCGGAGAATGGGTTCTTCCCTGATTTATCTTCTATTTCTCGACCGGATATAATATTTTTCTGTTCTCCAAACAATCCTACTGGTGCTGCAGCAACAAGGGAACAACTGGTCCAACTAGTTCGGTATGCTAAGGACAATGGATCTATAATAATACATGATTCAGCATATGCTATGTATATGTCTGGTGACAACCCGCGCTCCATCTTTGAAATTCCCGGAGCCAAAGAG GTTGCCATTGAAACTTCGTCATTTAGCAAGTATGCTGGGTTCACTGGAGTCCGATTGGGTTGGTCTGTGGTTCCAAAAGAATTACTGTTTTCTGATGGATTTCCTGTTGCCAAGGACTTTAGCCGTATCGTGTCTACTTGTTTCAATGGTGCATCAAATATTTCTCAGGCTGGTGGTCTTGCATGCCTTTCACCAGATGGCCTTAAG GCTATGCGCGGGGTAATTGGATACTACAAAGAAAACACCAATATAATAATGGAGACATTTGATTCTCTTGGGTTTAAAGTGTATGGAGGGAAAAATGCACCGTATGTGTGGGTCCACTTCCCAGGCCAAAGTTCATGGGATGTGTTCAGTGAGATTCTTGAGAAGACACACGTGGTGACAACTCCTGGGAGTGGTTTTGGACCTGGTGGTGAAGGTTTTGTCAGGGTCAGTGCTTTTGGTCACCGGGAAAATGTCTTGGAGGCATGCAGAAGATTCAAGCAACTATACAAATGA
- the LOC131602792 gene encoding uncharacterized protein LOC131602792, with protein sequence MEDYNFVVGQEFPDVKTFRNAIKEAAIAQHFELRIIKSDLIRYFAKCASEGCPWRIRAVKLPNAPTFTIRSLEGTHTCGRNALNGHHQASVDWIVSFIEERLRDNINYKPKDILHDIHKQYGITIPYKQAWRAKERGLAAIYGSSEEGFYLLPSYCEEIKKTNPGSVAEVFTTCADNRFQKLFVSFYASIHGFVNGCLPIVALGGIQLKSKYLSTFLSATSFDADGGLFPLAFAVVDVENDESWTWFLSELHKALEVNIECMLPIIFLSDGHKGIVDAIRRKFPKSSHAFCMRYLSESIGKEFKNSRLIHLLWKAAYATTTIAFKEKMAEIEELSPEAANWLQQFPPSQWALAYFEGTRYGHLSSNIEEFNKWILEARELPIIQVIERIHSKLKTEFDDRCLKSSSWCSVLAPSAERRMVEAINQASTYQVLRSDEVEFEVISADRSDIVNIGSHSCSCRDWQLHGIPCSHAVAALISSRKDVYAYTAKCFTAASYRDTYAEVLHPIPEKIEWRKTDESSLDNDIVVVRPPKFRRPPGRPEKKRICVEDHNRDKHTVHCSRCNQTGHYKTTCKAEMISSIQQF encoded by the coding sequence ATGGAGGACTATAATTTTGTTGTTGGTCAAGAATTTCCTGATGTGAAGACATTTCGGAATGCTATTAAAGAAGCTGCTATTGCACAGCATTTTGAGCTTCGTATTATCAAAAGTGACTTGATTCGATACTTTGCTAAATGTGCCTCTGAGGGTTGTCCGTGGCGGATTCGTGCTGTTAAACTCCCCAATGCCCCGACGTTTACCATAAGAAGTCTTGAAGGGACACATACTTGTGGAAGAAATGCGCTCAATGGGCACCACCAGGCTTCTGTTGATTGGATTGTGAGTTTTATAGAAGAAAGGTTACGAGACAATATCAATTATAAACCGAAAGATATTTTACATGACATCCATAAGCAATATGGGATAACGATACCGTATAAGCAAGCTTGGCGTGCAAAGGAACGGGGCCTTGCGGCAATATATGgctcttctgaagaaggattttATCTACTTCCTTCTTATTGTGAAGAAATAAAGAAAACGAATCCGGGAAGTGTTGCAGAGGTGTTTACCACTTGCGCAGATAACCGTTTTCAGAaactttttgtttccttttatgcaTCAATTCATGGTTTTGTTAATGGTTGTTTGCCCATTGTTGCTCTTGGTGGAATTCAGCTGAAAAGCAAATACCTTAGCACATTCCTTTCAGCAACTTCTTTTGATGCTGATGGTGGGTTGTTTCCACTTGCTTTCGCCGTTGTCGATGTAGAAAATGATGAAAGCTGGACATGGTTCCTGTCCGAGTTGCATAAGGCACTAGAGGTGAACATTGAATGCATGCTACCGATTATATTTTTATCAGATGGGCATAAGGGTATTGTGGATGCAATAAGAAGGAAGTTTCCGAAATCTTCTCATGCATTCTGCATGCGTTACTTAAGCGAAAGCATCGGCAAAGAGTTCAAGAACTCTAGGCTTATCCATCTTCTATGGAAGGCTGCATATGCCACTACAACTATTGCATTCAAAGAAAAAATGGCTGAAATAGAAGAGCTCTCTCCTGAAGCCGCCAATTGGTTACAGCAATTTCCTCCTTCCCAATGGGCTCTAGCATATTTCGAAGGGACAAGATATGGTCATTTGTCCTCTAATATTGAAGAGTTCAATAAATGGATTCTTGAAGCTCGGGAGTTGCCAATTATCCAAGTGATTGAGCGGATTCATAGCAAACTTAAAACTGAGTTTGATGACCGGTGTTTGAAAAGCAGTTCATGGTGTTCAGTGCTTGCTCCATCTGCCGAGAGGCGAATGGTAGAAGCCATTAATCAGGCATCCACATATCAAGTCCTTAGATCAGACGAGGTAGAGTTTGAGGTTATTTCAGCTGATCGATCTGATATTGTAAATATTGGCAGTCATAGCTGTTCATGCCGCGATTGGCAGCTACATGGAATACCTTGTTCCCACGCTGTTGCTGCTCTTATCTCATCTCGAAAGGATGTCTACGCATATACTGCAAAGTGTTTTACTGCTGCAAGTTACAGGGATACTTATGCAGAGGTGTTACACCCCATCCCTGAAAAAATTGAATGGAGAAAAACAGATGAATCTTCCTTAGATAATGATATCGTAGTTGTGCGGCCGCCAAAATTTCGTCGACCTCCAGGGCGACCGGAAAAGAAACGGATTTGTGTGGAGGATCATAATCGCGACAAACACACAGTGCATTGTAGTCGATGTAATCAAACTGGACATTACAAGACTACATGCAAAGCAGAGATGATTAGTAGTATACAACAGTTTTAG
- the LOC131607573 gene encoding squalene monooxygenase SE2-like: MDYQYILGGLIACILAVVFVLYSFAEKKKVTERGSGSTDVKSNGYAKTSSENGICSQEVEGETDIIVVGAGVAGAALAYTLGKDGRRVHVIERDLTEPDRIVGELLQPGGYLKLLELGLEDCVDEIDAQRVFGYALYKDGKNTKLSYPLENFDSDVSGRSFHNGRFIQRMREKASSLPNVKLEQGTVTSLLDENGTIKGVIYKNKSGQEFTTKAPLTIVCDGCFSNLRRTLCNPKVEVPSHFVGLVLKNCNLPYENHGHVILGDPSPILFYPISSTEIRCLVDVPGQKLPSVGNGEMAHYLKTVVAPQVPPELYTSFVAAVNKGNIRSMPNRSMPAAPYPTPGALLMGDAFNMRHPLTGGGMTVALSDIVLLRNLLKPLHNLHDASALCNYLESFYTLRKPVASTINTLAGALYKVFCASPDPASIEMRQACFDYLSLGGVFSNGPIALLSGLNPRPLSLVLHFFAVAIYGVGRLLIPFPSPNRMWIGARLISGASGIIFPIIKAEGVRQMFFPASVPAYYRTPPVQ, translated from the exons ATGGATTATCAATATATTCTTGGAGGGCTTATTGCTTGTATTTTAGctgttgtgtttgttttgtatAGTTTTGCAGAAAAGAAGAAGGTAACAGAAAGAGGTTCAGGTTCAACTGATGTGAAGAGTAATGGATATGCAAAAACATCATCAGAAAATGGAATATGCTCACAAGAGGTTGAAGGAGAAACTGATATTATTGTTGTAGGTGCTGGAGTTGCTGGTGCTGCTCTTGCTTATACTCTTGGAAAG GATGGACGGCGAGTACATGTGATTGAAAGAGACTTGACCGAACCTGATAGGATTGTGGGTGAACTGCTACAGCCTGGTGGCTATCTAAAGTTACTTGAGTTAGGTCTTGAAG ATTGCGTGGATGAAATTGATGCACAAAGAGTCTTTGGCTATGCTCTTTATAAGGATGGGAAAAACACCAAATTGTCTTATCCCTTGGAAAATTTTGACTCTGATGTATCTGGAAGAAGCTTTCACAATGGTCGTTTCATACAAAGAATGCGAGAAAAGGCTTCATCTCTTCCAAA TGTAAAATTAGAACAAGGAACTGTCACATCTTTACTTGACGAAAACGGAACCATCAAAGGAGTAATCTATAAAAACAAGAGTGGACAAGAGTTTACAACAAAGGCTCCTCTTACCATAGTATGTGATGGTTGTTTTTCAAACTTGAGACGCACTCTTTGTAATCCTAAG GTTGAAGTTCCTTCTCATTTTGTTGGATTGGTATTGAAGAATTGTAACCTTCCATATGAAAATCATGGACATGTTATCTTAGGTGATCCTTCACCAATTTTGTTTTATCCTATAAGTAGTACCGAGATTCGTTGTTTGGTTGATGTGCCTGGCCAAAAACTACCTTCTGTTGGTAATGGTGAAATGGCTCACTATTTGAAAACTGTGGTAGCACCTCAG GTTCCTCCAGAGTTGTATACTTCTTTTGTAGCAGCAGTTAATAAAGGAAACATCAGAAGCATGCCAAATAGAAGCATGCCTGCTGCGCCTTATCCCACACCCGGGGCTCTTCTGATGGGAGACGCGTTCAATATGCGCCACCCTTTGACGGGAGGTGGAATGACGGTTGCTTTGTCTGACATTGTTCTGCTAAGGAATCTACTCAAACCTCTACATAATCTTCATGATGCTTCTGCCCTTTGCAACTACCTTGAATCTTTCTACACACTAAGAAAG CCGGTGGCATCTACAATAAACACATTAGCAGGTGCATTATACAAAGTGTTTTGTGCATCTCCTGATCCAGCGAGCATAGAAATGCGCCAAGCATGTTTTGATTATTTGAGCCTCGGAGGTGTTTTCTCGAACGGACCAATAGCTTTACTCTCTGGTCTGAATCCTCGGCCGCTGAGCTTGGTTCTCCATTTCTTCGCGGTGGCAATATACGGAGTCGGCCGCCTGTTGATTCCGTTTCCATCCCCGAACCGAATGTGGATCGGAGCTAGACTAATTTCA GGTGCATCAGGTATAATATTTCCAATTATTAAGGCAGAAGGGGTAAGACAAATGTTTTTCCCAGCAAGTGTGCCAGCATATTACAGAACTCCTCCTGTCCAATAA
- the LOC131602794 gene encoding malate dehydrogenase 2, peroxisomal, translating to MEAHAGANQRIARLSAHLHPSNFQEGGDAAINKANCRAKGGAPGFKVAILGAAGGIGQPLALLLKMNPLVSVLHLYDVVNTPGVTADVSHMDTGAVVRGFLGQPQLENALSGVDLVVIPAGVPRKPGMTRDDLFKINAGIVRTLCEGIAKSCPNAIVNLISNPVNSTVPIAAEVFKKAGTYDPKRLLGVTTLDVVRANTFVAEVLGVDPREVDVPVVGGHAGVTILPLLSQVKPPSSFSAEEAEYLTNRIQNGGTEVVEAKAGAGSATLSMAYAAAKFANSCLHGLKGEAGVVECAFVDSQVTDLPFFATKVRLGRGGAEEIYQLGPLNEYERIGLEKAKAELAGSIQKGVEFIKK from the exons ATGGAAGCACACGCAGGAGCCAACCAGAGGATTGCAAGACTCTCTGCTCATCTCCACCCTTCAAATTTCCAG GAAGGAGGTGATGCTGCAATTAACAAAGCTAACTGCAGAGCAAAAGGTGGAGCACCTGGATTCAAAGTAGCAATCTTAGGAGCTGCTGGTGGAATTGGTCAACCCCTTGCTTTGTTGCTGAAGATGAATCCATTGGTTTCGGTTCTTCATCTTTATGATGTTGTCAACACTCCTGGTGTCACTGCTGATGTTAGTCACATGGATACTGGTGCTGTG GTCCGTGGCTTTCTAGGGCAGCCGCAGCTTGAGAATGCACTCTCAGGAGTGGACTTGGTAGTTATACCTGCTGGTGTGCCGAGGAAACCTGGAATGACGAGGGACGATTTATTTAAGATAAATGCTGGAATTGTGAGGACTCTTTGTGAAGGAATTGCCAAAAGCTGTCCCAATGCAATTGTCAACTTGATTAGCAATCCAGTCAATTCCACTGTGCCAATTGCTGCTGAGGTCTTCAAAAAAGCTGGAACATATGATCCAAAGCGACTTTTAGGAGTGACAACCCTCGATGTTGTGAGGGCAAATACGTTTGTG GCAGAGGTACTTGGAGTTGATCCCAGAGAGGTTGATGTTCCAGTGGTAGGAGGTCACGCAGGAGTCACGATATTGCCTCTTTTGTCTCAG GTTAAGCCTCCCAGTAGCTTCAGCGCAGAAGAAGCTGAATACCTGACAAACCGCATTCAAAATGGTGGAACAGAAGTTGTTGAG GCAAAAGCTGGGGCTGGTTCTGCAACACTATCCATG GCATATGCGGCTGCCAAGTTTGCTAACTCATGCCTCCACGGCTTGAAAGGAGAAGCCGGGGTGGTGGAGTGTGCTTTCGTTGATTCTCAG GTTACGGATCTTCCTTTCTTTGCAACCAAGGTTCGTCTTGGTCGCGGTGGAGCAGAAGAGATATATCAACTCGGTCCTCTGAATGAGTATGAAAG GATCGGGTTGGAAAAGGCGAAGGCAGAGTTAGCAGGAAGCATCCAGAAGGGAGTAGAATTCATCAAAAAATAA
- the LOC131602795 gene encoding transcription factor bHLH25-like, whose translation MENISFIRGFPDQEIMEDPSFCLHQWNLNSIDETNSLPIASAFGDTLQHHSYVYPNFNLRASVETDQTPETQFVSYQNLLSYVDSNHFNQLGLVKPKDESVCPRNNNSISDAVSQGIMEAQRISTRPKVTLPQDHIIAERKRREKLSQRFIALSALVPGLQKMDKVTVLGDAIKYLKKLQEKVKALEEEQNMKKNVEYVVVVKKSQLSNDVENSSAESGGLFNEELPEIEARFCDRNVLIRIHCEKSKGALEKTIHEIEKLRLKVINSCVMTFGSCALDITVIAQMDMEFCTTVKDLVTNLRSAFASFI comes from the exons aTGGAGAATATTTCATTCATCAGAGGGTTTCCTGATCAG GAAATAATGGAGGATCCTTCTTTCTGTCTTCATCAATGGAATTTAAACTCTATTGATGAGACTAACTCACTGCCAATAGCTTCTGCTTTTGGAGACACTTTGCAACATCATTCATATGTTTATCCAAACTTCAACCTCAGAGCTTCGGTTGAAACTGATCAGACGCCAGAGACTCAATTTGTTTCGTACCAGAACCTTCTTTCGTATGTcgattcaaatcattttaatcaGCTGGGATTAGTGAAGCCTAAGGATGAGAGTGTTTGTCCTCGAAACAATAACTCAATTTCTGACGCGGTCTCTCAAGGAATCATGGAGGCTCAAAGGATATCGACACGTCCTAAAGTCACTCTACCTCAGGACCATATAATAGCGGAGAGAAAGCGGCGAGAGAAGCTCAGCCAGCGCTTCATTGCTCTTTCTGCGCTTGTTCCCGGACTACAAAAG ATGGACAAAGTTACTGTTCTTGGAGATGCTATCAAGTACTTGAAGAAACTGCAAGAGAAGGTGAAGGCTCTTGAGGAGGAACAGAACATGAAGAAAAACGTAGAATATGTGGTGGTTGTGAAGAAATCTCAACTAAGCAATGACGTTGAGAATTCTTCTGCGGAATCTGGTGGTCTCTTCAACGAGGAACTGCCAGAAATTGAAGCAAGGTTTTGTGATCGAAATGTACTCATAAGAATTCACTGTGAGAAAAGCAAAGGAGCTTTGGAAAAAACAATCCATGAAATTGAGAAACTGCGTCTAAAAGTCATCAATAGCTGTGTCATGACATTTGGGAGCTGCGCACTTGATATAACAGTTATTGCTCAG ATGGATATGGAATTCTGCACGACAGTGAAGGATCTTGTGACAAACCTACGCTCCGCTTTTGCATCGTTCATCTGA